In Sulfuracidifex metallicus DSM 6482 = JCM 9184, a single window of DNA contains:
- a CDS encoding glutamine synthetase family protein: protein MSRSDILDQLKSGNIDYVRVEFIDILGNTRARSLRRAEFEEISNGLKGVLFPESLLILDYQDRPIKSKYDDVIAIPDLNTFVMIPYLERTARVLSFMNMPDGTPSPYCSRTILKKATQSLEELGFRMHVSFEPTFYLLKENTMEPADSAKAFSPEGLMEEQNFLRNMIKNLENVGVQVELINKHYGPGQYEVSFAKMEAMESADSLIAAREVIRDTTRLFHMYSTFMPKPFKQHPGSSMDVYFSLTSLDGKDVLYDPNDKNGFSSIAYSFLGGIMEHLPSIMAFAAPTVNSYKRFREVFTPSVPGVGSERHFMIRVPSNFRDARSLEFRLADPLTNSYLFLASMIFAGIDGIKNGLSVDVNTYTNQLPSTLKEALEKLENDSYMMYSLGQEIHTAYLELKNSEIETYEREITPWEINTYLKAGW from the coding sequence TTGTCGAGAAGTGACATTTTAGACCAATTAAAGAGTGGCAACATAGATTACGTTAGAGTAGAGTTCATAGATATTTTAGGTAACACGAGGGCTAGATCCCTTAGGAGAGCTGAATTCGAAGAAATATCAAATGGTCTTAAGGGAGTTCTGTTCCCTGAAAGCTTGCTTATTCTAGATTATCAAGATAGACCAATTAAATCTAAGTATGATGACGTAATTGCCATACCCGATCTGAACACTTTCGTAATGATACCGTATCTGGAAAGAACAGCAAGGGTTCTATCATTCATGAACATGCCTGACGGTACGCCTTCACCTTACTGTTCCAGAACTATATTGAAGAAGGCTACCCAGTCCTTGGAGGAATTGGGATTTAGAATGCACGTTTCATTTGAACCTACTTTCTATCTCTTGAAAGAGAACACTATGGAACCTGCGGACTCAGCTAAGGCTTTCTCGCCGGAAGGCCTTATGGAAGAGCAAAACTTCCTGAGGAACATGATTAAGAATTTGGAAAACGTTGGCGTTCAAGTGGAACTCATTAACAAACATTATGGACCAGGACAGTACGAGGTGTCATTTGCTAAAATGGAAGCTATGGAATCTGCGGACTCACTTATAGCAGCCAGAGAGGTTATAAGAGATACAACGAGGCTCTTCCACATGTATTCTACGTTCATGCCGAAGCCATTCAAACAGCACCCTGGAAGCAGCATGGACGTATACTTCTCTTTGACGTCCCTAGATGGAAAGGACGTCCTTTACGACCCCAATGACAAGAACGGATTTAGCTCAATTGCTTATTCATTCCTAGGGGGGATAATGGAACATCTTCCTTCAATCATGGCTTTCGCTGCCCCCACCGTTAACTCATACAAGAGATTTAGGGAAGTATTCACGCCAAGCGTACCCGGAGTCGGAAGTGAGAGACATTTCATGATAAGAGTACCTAGCAACTTTAGAGACGCACGTAGTCTGGAGTTCAGGTTAGCCGACCCATTAACTAACTCTTACCTATTCCTGGCTTCCATGATTTTCGCTGGAATAGACGGAATTAAGAATGGGCTTTCGGTCGACGTTAATACGTACACAAACCAGCTTCCATCTACGTTGAAGGAAGCGTTAGAAAAGTTAGAAAACGATAGCTACATGATGTATTCCTTAGGTCAAGAAATTCACACAGCTTACTTAGAGCTTAAAAATTCGGAAATAGAAACCTACGAAAGAGAAATTACACCTTGGGAAATAAATACATATCTCAAGGCAGGATGGTAA
- the mvaD gene encoding diphosphomevalonate decarboxylase — MLEGEAEAPSNIAIVKYWGKRGDPKLNLPLNDSFSISLDALKVKTRVTFDKSLMKDEVIINGKKLPEDKTVEYAGKVLNKLREISGTKIYAKVESYSNFPESAGLASSAAGIAALTLASAKALGLSLDTKELSIIARIGSGSACRSVFGGFVIWHAGTSDKGDDSFCESMFPYDHWEELVDIIPIFSEEKKQVSSRQGMKLTTTSSALLKCRLDFVNNTFTDVIESVKNRNPQRFFQLTIRHSNSMHAVMLDSFPPLIYLNSFSLDVIRAFGDGNIAGYTFDAGPNPHIFTLRKNLNVVKETLDKLGAKKIIISGISPGPRLDGF; from the coding sequence ATGCTTGAAGGGGAGGCAGAGGCTCCATCTAACATAGCTATCGTCAAATATTGGGGTAAAAGAGGTGACCCGAAATTAAATTTACCACTTAACGATTCTTTCTCTATTTCCCTTGATGCTTTGAAAGTTAAAACTAGGGTTACGTTCGACAAGTCATTGATGAAAGACGAGGTTATAATTAATGGAAAAAAGTTGCCCGAGGACAAAACCGTTGAATATGCTGGGAAGGTCCTCAACAAGCTAAGGGAGATATCTGGAACGAAAATTTACGCTAAAGTAGAATCTTACTCCAACTTCCCAGAATCAGCTGGATTAGCCTCCTCAGCTGCAGGAATAGCTGCCCTTACTCTTGCATCGGCTAAGGCGTTAGGTCTATCCCTAGACACTAAGGAGTTGTCCATAATAGCTAGAATCGGATCTGGAAGTGCGTGTCGGAGCGTTTTTGGAGGATTCGTAATCTGGCATGCTGGGACTTCTGATAAAGGAGATGATTCTTTCTGTGAAAGCATGTTTCCTTATGACCACTGGGAGGAACTCGTAGATATCATACCTATATTCAGCGAGGAAAAGAAGCAAGTTTCCTCCAGACAAGGAATGAAGCTAACCACCACATCTTCAGCCTTGTTGAAATGTAGGCTAGACTTCGTCAATAACACTTTCACAGATGTAATTGAATCAGTTAAAAATAGGAATCCACAGAGATTTTTCCAGCTTACAATAAGACATAGTAACAGTATGCACGCAGTTATGCTGGACTCATTTCCTCCTTTAATCTACCTAAACTCCTTCTCACTTGACGTAATAAGGGCTTTCGGAGATGGAAACATAGCAGGTTACACTTTCGATGCAGGACCAAATCCTCACATCTTTACGTTAAGGAAAAACTTAAACGTAGTAAAGGAAACGTTAGACAAATTGGGTGCAAAGAAAATAATCATCTCTGGAATATCTCCCGGACCTAGGCTAGACGGTTTCTAG
- a CDS encoding GHMP kinase, producing MKTLTFSSPGKILWIGSYTVVFGGISHSIAIDKRVRCSILGEGNGVRFHTSYGDFLPGQNKLIDSVISVIKEKVGDVKNLEISLINDTEFLIEGRKTGLGSSSAATVSLTACLYYYLTGKLDLNEIHYLSQKANIFRQRGIGSGFDIATAVYGSVVYRRFSDVESKDWSIEVTPIPEGYEMIMGFTGRSADTVNLVTEFTKIKEKPEFKEIFEMIEQENEMAVKYIKRKDMISAYPHIKLARSYLELVAKRTGFPLMSENEKRIIKESEKRGALIALSPGAGGGDSIFAIGECLNEVSTLWERIGIKVIKVKEDMGLKKDA from the coding sequence GTGAAGACATTAACTTTCTCATCTCCAGGTAAGATTCTTTGGATAGGAAGTTACACTGTTGTTTTCGGAGGCATATCCCATTCAATAGCCATAGATAAAAGAGTCAGGTGTAGCATTCTAGGTGAGGGAAATGGCGTTCGTTTCCACACTTCTTACGGAGATTTTCTGCCTGGACAAAACAAGTTGATTGATTCAGTGATCTCCGTTATTAAAGAAAAAGTAGGGGATGTGAAAAACTTAGAAATCAGCTTGATTAACGATACCGAATTCTTGATAGAGGGAAGAAAAACTGGTTTAGGAAGCTCCTCAGCTGCCACGGTCTCTCTGACAGCATGCCTATATTACTACTTGACTGGAAAACTTGACCTGAATGAGATACATTATCTTTCTCAGAAAGCTAACATTTTTAGACAAAGGGGGATTGGAAGCGGCTTTGACATAGCCACAGCAGTTTACGGAAGCGTAGTTTATAGACGTTTTTCTGATGTAGAAAGTAAGGATTGGTCAATAGAAGTTACTCCTATTCCAGAGGGATACGAAATGATCATGGGGTTTACTGGAAGGAGTGCAGATACAGTAAACTTAGTAACTGAATTCACTAAGATTAAAGAGAAACCCGAGTTCAAAGAAATTTTCGAGATGATAGAACAAGAGAACGAGATGGCTGTCAAATACATTAAAAGGAAGGATATGATAAGTGCCTATCCTCATATAAAGCTGGCTAGAAGCTACCTTGAGCTAGTTGCCAAAAGAACTGGTTTCCCATTGATGAGCGAGAATGAAAAGAGGATAATAAAAGAAAGTGAAAAAAGGGGAGCTCTAATAGCCCTTTCCCCTGGCGCTGGGGGTGGAGATTCCATATTCGCTATAGGTGAGTGCTTAAATGAAGTTTCAACGTTGTGGGAGAGAATTGGCATCAAGGTTATAAAAGTGAAAGAAGATATGGGTTTGAAAAAGGATGCTTGA
- a CDS encoding winged helix-turn-helix domain-containing protein: MRVKRSNAEIIGDILEVIDRGYNKTSSLMKNANLSFTLTKKYINMMISNGLIEEVDGEYKITEKGRRLLENLRRIRSLETELVTLLNSINEDLVNG; the protein is encoded by the coding sequence ATGAGAGTTAAGAGGTCAAATGCTGAAATAATAGGAGATATATTGGAGGTTATAGACAGAGGATATAATAAGACATCTTCTCTGATGAAAAATGCAAATCTTAGTTTTACACTAACAAAGAAATACATAAACATGATGATCAGCAACGGCTTAATAGAGGAGGTAGATGGTGAGTATAAAATAACTGAAAAAGGAAGGAGGTTATTGGAGAATTTGAGAAGAATAAGGTCATTAGAAACAGAATTAGTAACGCTTTTAAACTCTATAAATGAAGATCTAGTTAATGGTTAA
- a CDS encoding fumarylacetoacetate hydrolase family protein, whose product MKIGYAILGQGTKATVIIREGKALYPQNNAFSCLFEDSSKVISAIDEISSLKMKEVQIKKFLAPVYPEKIFLPAVNFRSHSKESSMNPPKEPYFFTKFRNTLVGVGDPIIIPPYLNKVDYEGEIGVVIGKRCRDVDKERAIDCVFGFTITNDVSFRDYQFPGIQPYGLNWVKGKGLDYGMPIGPWIVTKDEIDLNSLRIITRVNGKKVQDGAIDDMIFDIPSLISYISKGITLKPGDIITTGTPAGVGEFGDKNYLKHGDIVSVEVPQIGVLWNKIEVEPLESMKELT is encoded by the coding sequence ATGAAGATTGGTTACGCTATTTTAGGCCAAGGAACTAAGGCAACTGTAATAATTAGGGAAGGAAAGGCTCTATATCCTCAAAATAACGCGTTTTCTTGCCTCTTTGAGGATTCATCAAAAGTAATATCTGCAATAGATGAAATCTCATCTTTAAAAATGAAAGAAGTCCAAATAAAGAAGTTTTTAGCTCCAGTTTATCCTGAGAAGATATTTCTTCCAGCCGTTAACTTTAGATCACATTCCAAGGAATCTTCCATGAATCCTCCTAAGGAACCTTACTTTTTCACCAAGTTTAGAAACACGTTAGTAGGAGTAGGCGACCCAATAATTATTCCTCCTTATCTTAACAAGGTTGATTATGAAGGCGAAATAGGAGTCGTGATAGGTAAGAGATGTAGGGACGTAGATAAAGAGAGGGCTATAGACTGTGTGTTTGGTTTCACAATAACCAACGACGTTAGTTTTAGGGACTATCAATTCCCCGGAATTCAGCCATATGGACTAAATTGGGTAAAGGGAAAGGGCTTAGATTACGGTATGCCCATTGGACCTTGGATTGTAACTAAGGACGAGATCGACCTCAATTCCCTCAGGATTATTACCAGAGTGAATGGAAAGAAAGTTCAGGATGGAGCAATAGACGATATGATATTCGATATCCCATCCTTGATATCTTACATAAGTAAAGGGATAACGCTGAAGCCAGGAGATATAATAACCACAGGAACTCCTGCAGGCGTAGGGGAATTCGGAGATAAGAATTACCTTAAACATGGAGATATAGTGTCGGTAGAAGTTCCACAAATAGGCGTACTATGGAACAAGATAGAAGTTGAACCCTTAGAAAGTATGAAAGAACTTACGTGA
- a CDS encoding NUDIX domain-containing protein yields MKKCIVAGGILIEGEKVLLIKHKKLNKWLYPGGHVEVNETPREAAEREFQEETGIKVKVIGDKFDTMDPLVSPEPMPLTISMETVNYPNEIHYHYDLIFLVEKVGGDLLDGSWFSCEDLDKIDTYENVRKILRLAFQKRKEGKKVN; encoded by the coding sequence ATGAAAAAGTGCATTGTTGCGGGAGGAATTCTTATAGAAGGAGAAAAAGTTCTACTTATAAAACACAAGAAACTCAATAAGTGGCTTTACCCTGGAGGTCATGTAGAGGTCAATGAAACCCCTAGGGAGGCCGCTGAAAGGGAATTCCAAGAGGAGACTGGTATTAAGGTTAAGGTTATTGGAGATAAATTTGATACAATGGATCCTCTGGTCTCTCCGGAACCGATGCCATTAACTATATCCATGGAAACTGTCAACTATCCCAATGAAATCCATTACCATTACGATTTAATATTTCTAGTTGAAAAGGTAGGTGGAGATCTTCTTGACGGCTCTTGGTTTTCGTGCGAGGATCTAGATAAGATAGATACGTATGAAAATGTTAGGAAGATATTAAGGCTGGCTTTCCAAAAAAGGAAAGAAGGAAAAAAGGTGAATTAA
- a CDS encoding MFS transporter, whose product MKGNPFKSLDETRLNFFHFKNLFTTGMGVFTDGYDLSSIGIVLGLVLSSYGIKEGSSSYVLYDSLVAGSALVGAAIGALIFGQLSRMGRKKFYGIDVGLMTVGALLQALAPNAATLIAIRFLLGMGIGADYVLSPMIMAEHTNAKDRGKIIALGFGMFWGFGATTAAAITLLLSSIHISPDIIWRIVLAAGAIPAASVIYLRRKIPETARYLGRIKGDLEEMKEVIREITNSQNVNVDNDLKDNKTLRYYFRRNFRTFFGAMVLWFLFDIAAYSSILFGPTSIAKVLGLTPSLFQFVTEFAFTVPGGIMAILLIDRVGRKPLQVVGFLGMASFLLAFSTYLSVTGTTLDIKTGALVIGPAFSPLLGIFLYGMFNFMEQAGPGSISASGMLGVELSPTRVRGEVQSFTVAAGRIGASISSFIFPSLMATYGISFAITFLSILMFTAAIITLLVIPETRSKPLEVSSGELETIEGEKNKA is encoded by the coding sequence ATGAAAGGCAATCCCTTCAAGTCCTTAGATGAAACCAGACTAAATTTTTTCCATTTCAAGAACTTGTTTACCACTGGTATGGGAGTATTTACAGATGGATACGACTTATCGTCGATAGGAATCGTACTGGGTTTAGTACTTTCTTCCTATGGAATAAAGGAGGGTAGTTCATCATATGTCCTTTATGACTCCCTAGTAGCAGGTTCAGCGTTGGTAGGTGCAGCTATTGGAGCACTGATATTTGGTCAATTATCTAGAATGGGAAGGAAGAAATTTTACGGCATCGACGTTGGTCTCATGACTGTAGGCGCGTTATTACAAGCATTGGCTCCTAACGCAGCTACCTTAATAGCAATCAGGTTTTTACTTGGAATGGGAATAGGTGCAGATTATGTATTATCGCCTATGATAATGGCCGAGCATACCAACGCCAAGGACAGAGGAAAGATAATTGCACTAGGATTCGGAATGTTCTGGGGTTTCGGCGCTACCACAGCTGCAGCCATAACGTTGTTGTTATCTTCAATCCACATATCTCCAGACATTATATGGAGAATCGTTCTAGCAGCAGGTGCAATACCTGCAGCGTCTGTTATTTACCTAAGGAGGAAAATTCCTGAGACGGCTAGATACTTAGGTAGAATTAAAGGGGATTTGGAGGAAATGAAGGAAGTAATAAGAGAAATAACAAACAGCCAAAATGTAAATGTGGACAATGACTTAAAGGATAACAAAACCCTTAGGTATTACTTTAGAAGGAACTTCAGAACGTTCTTCGGTGCTATGGTACTATGGTTCTTATTTGACATAGCGGCCTACTCTTCAATATTGTTCGGACCAACAAGTATAGCCAAGGTATTAGGACTGACGCCCTCTTTATTTCAGTTCGTAACAGAATTTGCATTCACTGTGCCAGGCGGAATTATGGCTATTCTGCTCATAGATCGCGTTGGAAGAAAACCCCTTCAGGTAGTTGGCTTCTTAGGTATGGCATCGTTCCTATTAGCCTTCAGCACGTATCTTTCAGTTACTGGTACTACTTTGGATATAAAGACTGGTGCTCTAGTTATAGGCCCTGCTTTCTCTCCTCTTCTAGGAATATTTTTATATGGAATGTTCAATTTCATGGAACAAGCTGGACCCGGCTCTATAAGTGCCTCAGGGATGTTAGGAGTTGAATTATCACCTACCAGAGTAAGAGGAGAAGTGCAATCATTTACAGTCGCTGCGGGAAGGATAGGAGCTTCCATATCATCTTTCATATTTCCCTCCTTGATGGCTACTTACGGAATATCCTTTGCAATTACCTTCTTGTCAATACTGATGTTTACTGCTGCGATTATCACTCTGTTAGTTATACCAGAGACAAGATCTAAGCCGTTAGAGGTATCATCAGGCGAGCTGGAAACTATTGAAGGTGAGAAAAACAAGGCTTAG
- a CDS encoding alpha/beta hydrolase-fold protein — translation MRLNFTDFESEALKDNPLGDLYRRKIAVLEPNNPEGKPLIVYLSGFLSSSIAMLNYDPFSENMKTRLERMISEGKTNGVIMVLPDTFTKMGGNQFLNSSAVGNYEDFIIEIIKYFSEKYNTDKVALMGKSSGGYGSLMIGMRHNEVKAIADHSGDAYFEYIYIPDFPTAIDRLRKFSSWREWLQNFWNRESKKRKDELTTLNILAMAAFYSPNGIDVDLPFDLDTGEIREDVWKRWLEKDPARVVKNHFNELNKKSVIFIDVGRRDEYNIQYGSRILHSLLTKGGVPHIYEEFEGGHHDTSFRYEYSIAILEKYLNNAEN, via the coding sequence ATGAGACTAAATTTCACAGACTTCGAAAGTGAGGCTCTTAAGGATAACCCTTTAGGAGACCTATATAGGAGGAAGATTGCTGTACTAGAGCCTAACAACCCTGAAGGAAAACCATTGATTGTTTACCTGAGCGGGTTTCTAAGCTCTTCAATAGCTATGTTGAATTACGATCCTTTCTCGGAGAACATGAAAACCAGACTTGAAAGGATGATTTCCGAGGGTAAAACTAATGGCGTGATCATGGTTCTCCCTGACACTTTCACTAAAATGGGAGGAAATCAATTCCTTAACTCCTCAGCTGTAGGTAACTATGAAGATTTTATAATTGAAATTATAAAGTATTTTTCGGAGAAATATAACACTGATAAAGTTGCTCTAATGGGAAAATCTTCAGGAGGATACGGATCCCTGATGATTGGTATGAGACATAATGAAGTTAAAGCCATAGCGGATCACTCAGGCGATGCTTACTTTGAGTATATTTACATTCCAGATTTCCCTACAGCAATAGATAGGTTGAGGAAGTTTTCCTCTTGGAGGGAATGGCTCCAAAATTTCTGGAATAGAGAGAGTAAAAAAAGAAAGGACGAACTTACTACCCTCAATATACTGGCAATGGCCGCGTTCTACTCTCCTAATGGTATTGATGTTGATCTTCCCTTCGATTTGGATACAGGAGAAATTAGAGAGGATGTATGGAAAAGGTGGTTAGAAAAAGATCCCGCAAGGGTCGTCAAAAACCACTTCAATGAATTGAACAAGAAAAGTGTAATATTTATAGACGTGGGAAGAAGAGATGAGTATAACATCCAATATGGAAGCAGGATACTTCATTCGCTACTAACTAAAGGAGGCGTACCTCACATATACGAAGAATTCGAGGGAGGTCACCATGACACTTCCTTTAGATACGAATATTCAATAGCCATCTTGGAAAAGTATTTAAACAATGCTGAAAATTAA
- a CDS encoding ACT domain-containing protein, whose translation MELAVVVVVGSDKPGIVAGISTELARNNVNIVDISQTVLRGVFSMIMIVDISNSSLKIGELRESLKNKGKELKVDVLLYHIDVFRYMERV comes from the coding sequence ATGGAACTTGCAGTAGTCGTGGTAGTAGGATCAGACAAGCCTGGAATAGTAGCTGGTATATCCACTGAACTGGCAAGGAACAATGTAAACATAGTGGATATATCTCAAACCGTACTAAGGGGAGTTTTTTCCATGATCATGATTGTTGACATATCAAACTCCTCTTTGAAGATAGGCGAGCTTAGGGAGTCATTAAAGAACAAGGGAAAGGAGCTCAAAGTTGACGTTCTACTTTACCACATAGACGTATTTAGATACATGGAAAGGGTGTGA